The following are encoded in a window of Bacillus sp. SORGH_AS_0510 genomic DNA:
- a CDS encoding tellurite resistance/C4-dicarboxylate transporter family protein produces MFSYLKHKAENLFPGYFALVMATGALSIGTHLLGMEIISKTLLYINIIAYFSLWVLTLTRIFCYFPRMAADLTSHSLGPGFFTLVAGTSVLGCQLIIVANQYTIAIYLWGIAIFLWHVIMYTFFPAVTVRRDKPSMVEGINGAWLIAAVATHSLSILGSLLSPHVGSGRPIVLFFSLCMYFLGCMLYLNIITLIFYRFTFLKLDHSALTPPYWINMGAVAITTLSGSTLILHAKSWSFLTEITPFLKGFTLFFWITGTWWIPLLFILMIWRHIYHRYPLSYDPQFWGMAFPLAMYTTSTYQLSKALDLSFLTIIPRVMIYVAIAAWIFVFLGMIHHLYFHFRNHFQTPTMKNISN; encoded by the coding sequence TTGTTTTCTTACTTAAAACATAAAGCAGAAAATCTTTTTCCTGGTTATTTTGCCTTAGTCATGGCTACTGGGGCATTATCGATAGGAACACACCTGCTTGGGATGGAGATTATTTCAAAGACGTTATTATATATTAACATCATTGCCTATTTTTCTTTATGGGTCCTGACTCTTACACGTATTTTCTGCTATTTTCCTAGAATGGCAGCTGATTTGACCAGCCATTCACTTGGGCCAGGATTTTTTACATTAGTAGCTGGAACTAGTGTATTGGGCTGCCAACTTATTATTGTCGCAAACCAATATACGATTGCGATTTACTTATGGGGAATTGCTATTTTTTTATGGCATGTGATTATGTACACCTTCTTTCCAGCAGTGACGGTGAGACGGGATAAACCTTCGATGGTTGAAGGGATTAACGGTGCTTGGTTGATTGCAGCAGTTGCCACCCATTCCCTTTCTATTCTCGGCTCCCTGCTTTCTCCACACGTAGGTTCTGGAAGACCAATTGTTTTGTTCTTTTCTTTATGTATGTATTTCCTTGGATGCATGTTGTATCTTAACATTATTACACTTATTTTCTATCGTTTTACCTTCTTAAAGTTAGATCATTCTGCCCTTACACCACCTTACTGGATTAATATGGGAGCAGTTGCTATTACTACCTTATCCGGATCTACTTTAATCTTACATGCAAAATCCTGGTCCTTTTTAACAGAAATAACACCTTTCTTAAAGGGCTTTACTTTGTTTTTTTGGATCACTGGTACCTGGTGGATTCCACTATTATTCATACTAATGATATGGCGCCATATCTATCATCGCTATCCACTTTCCTATGATCCGCAGTTTTGGGGCATGGCCTTCCCGCTTGCCATGTATACAACTAGCACATACCAATTGTCAAAAGCACTAGACTTATCGTTTTTAACTATCATTCCTAGAGTGATGATATATGTTGCAATTGCCGCATGGATTTTTGTATTTTTAGGCATGATCCATCATTTATATTTTCATTTTCGTAATCATTTCCAAACACCAACTATGAAAAACATCTCTAATTAA
- a CDS encoding S66 peptidase family protein: MHVPVKLNVGDEIRIVAPSRSAGIMSEVGVKQAKKRLEDLGFKVTFGKNIFESDLQNSTSIEKRVQDIHEAFQDSNVKGILTVIGGFNSNELLPYLDYELIKNNPKVFCGYSDITAIATAITTQAGFITYSGPHFSSFQMGQAQEYQTSFFKKCVMQSEEFSVEASPVWSDDSWYLDQENRHFGEAKWKTYSEGSTKGTLYGGNLCTLNLLQGTTYMPALEDCVLFIEDDELTIPETFARDLTSLLQVAGKIKGLVIGRFQRVSKVTEEQLLFILDKHPQLKEIPVLYDVDFGHTQPIFTFPIGGEVEIDSSDKTIKFTRF, from the coding sequence ATGCATGTACCAGTAAAACTAAATGTTGGCGATGAAATAAGAATTGTGGCACCAAGTAGAAGTGCAGGAATTATGTCAGAGGTAGGAGTCAAACAAGCTAAGAAACGTTTAGAAGATCTAGGTTTTAAAGTAACCTTTGGAAAAAACATTTTTGAATCGGATCTACAAAACTCTACATCTATTGAAAAAAGAGTACAGGATATTCATGAGGCATTTCAAGATTCAAATGTTAAAGGGATTTTAACTGTTATAGGTGGATTTAATAGTAATGAACTATTACCCTATTTAGATTATGAATTAATTAAAAATAATCCAAAGGTGTTCTGTGGCTATAGTGATATTACAGCGATTGCCACTGCAATCACCACTCAAGCTGGATTCATTACATACTCAGGACCACACTTTTCCAGTTTTCAAATGGGTCAAGCCCAGGAATACCAAACGTCTTTTTTTAAAAAATGCGTCATGCAATCAGAAGAATTCAGCGTGGAAGCCTCACCTGTCTGGAGTGATGATTCATGGTATTTAGACCAAGAAAACCGTCATTTTGGAGAGGCAAAATGGAAAACGTACAGTGAAGGTTCGACAAAGGGGACTTTATATGGTGGAAATCTATGCACCCTGAACTTATTACAAGGCACTACCTATATGCCAGCACTTGAGGATTGTGTACTCTTTATAGAAGATGATGAATTGACCATTCCAGAGACATTCGCACGTGACCTTACTTCCCTTTTACAAGTTGCAGGAAAGATAAAGGGTCTCGTTATTGGTAGATTCCAACGAGTTTCAAAAGTAACGGAAGAACAGCTGCTGTTCATTTTGGATAAGCATCCACAACTAAAGGAAATTCCTGTGTTATATGATGTAGATTTTGGACATACCCAGCCTATTTTCACCTTTCCTATTGGCGGCGAAGTCGAAATTGATAGTTCGGACAAAACGATTAAATTCACTAGATTTTAA
- a CDS encoding DoxX family protein codes for MFIQFLKENRFISLLLTVLRLYLGWQWIQAGWGKISSGAFDATGFLNGAIKNMAGDHPSVQPWWGSFIKEFALPYVDLFNVLVPWGEFLVGLGLILGIFTSFSILMGLTMNFAYMFSGTTSTNPQMVLLSLFILIAGLNAGKIGLDRWFIPFLKKLLFKKTEAQIPQGA; via the coding sequence ATGTTTATTCAATTTTTAAAGGAAAACCGTTTCATTTCACTGTTACTTACAGTGCTGCGGCTTTATCTTGGATGGCAGTGGATCCAGGCAGGTTGGGGGAAAATCTCTAGTGGAGCATTCGATGCAACAGGATTTTTAAATGGAGCAATTAAAAATATGGCAGGTGACCACCCTTCTGTTCAACCCTGGTGGGGTTCGTTTATTAAAGAGTTCGCCCTACCATATGTTGACCTTTTTAATGTACTTGTTCCTTGGGGTGAATTTTTAGTCGGTCTCGGATTAATTTTAGGAATCTTCACCTCATTTTCAATACTAATGGGTCTAACTATGAACTTTGCCTATATGTTCTCAGGAACAACCAGCACCAATCCTCAAATGGTTTTATTAAGCTTATTCATTTTAATTGCTGGATTAAACGCTGGAAAAATTGGATTAGACCGATGGTTTATTCCATTTTTAAAGAAATTACTATTTAAGAAGACAGAAGCGCAAATTCCTCAAGGTGCCTAA
- a CDS encoding 2-phosphosulfolactate phosphatase translates to MFFDQDRYECKVEWGRRGAREAADRGDIIVIVDVLSFSSTVITALRNGAHIYPYPQSLDGKKYAKEIGAEFILGRAEAAKIGKPTLSPVSFGQNHRERKYVLTSINGAFCTWIASRVPALLIGSFLNAESVAVAANQIQKQTASNITVIPCGEQWGEVKEHEDTLRPAIEDYLGAGAILSYLEGKKSPEAELCMTSFLHTKVNLDELIWECGSGRELRARGFEADVTHCSRLNVYQTVPILKNDHFIEYA, encoded by the coding sequence ATGTTTTTCGATCAAGATCGATATGAATGTAAAGTGGAGTGGGGAAGGCGCGGAGCAAGAGAGGCAGCGGATAGAGGAGATATTATCGTCATTGTCGATGTCCTAAGTTTCTCATCCACAGTAATAACTGCCTTACGAAATGGGGCACACATCTATCCGTATCCTCAGAGCTTAGATGGAAAAAAGTATGCGAAAGAAATTGGCGCTGAGTTTATCTTAGGAAGAGCAGAGGCTGCGAAAATCGGAAAGCCTACGTTATCACCGGTTTCTTTTGGACAAAATCATAGGGAGCGAAAATATGTTTTGACCTCAATTAATGGGGCATTTTGCACGTGGATTGCATCCAGAGTTCCTGCCCTGTTAATTGGATCTTTCCTCAATGCCGAATCTGTGGCAGTAGCTGCTAATCAAATACAAAAGCAAACGGCCTCCAATATTACGGTTATCCCTTGCGGTGAACAATGGGGGGAAGTAAAAGAACACGAAGATACTCTCCGCCCAGCGATTGAGGACTATTTAGGTGCTGGAGCTATACTTTCCTATTTAGAAGGAAAAAAGTCTCCTGAAGCTGAGCTTTGTATGACTTCATTTCTTCATACAAAAGTAAATCTTGATGAATTAATTTGGGAGTGTGGGAGCGGACGAGAGCTACGAGCAAGAGGCTTTGAAGCAGACGTCACACATTGTAGCCGTTTAAATGTATACCAAACCGTTCCGATTTTGAAAAATGATCATTTTATTGAATATGCTTAA
- a CDS encoding low molecular weight protein-tyrosine-phosphatase, whose product MINVLFVCLGNICRSPMAEALFRHLVKKEKLVNKIAVDSAATSPLQIGFPPHEGTLNILKKYNIYSDGLVGRKLKKEDFRKFDYIIGMDESNIKNIYRITGKPNHTKIFRLLDLTKYKKDIPDPFFTGDFEETFRLVSAGCRVLLNKIRREQNL is encoded by the coding sequence ATGATCAACGTTTTATTTGTGTGCTTGGGGAATATTTGCCGTTCACCGATGGCTGAAGCTTTGTTTCGCCACTTAGTCAAAAAGGAAAAATTGGTAAATAAAATTGCAGTTGATTCCGCTGCAACTAGTCCCTTACAAATCGGCTTCCCGCCGCATGAAGGAACACTAAATATATTAAAAAAATACAATATCTATTCTGACGGTCTAGTTGGACGCAAACTAAAGAAAGAAGACTTTAGGAAGTTCGACTACATTATCGGTATGGACGAAAGCAATATAAAAAATATTTATAGAATAACGGGCAAGCCCAATCATACAAAAATATTTAGGTTGCTCGACCTAACCAAATACAAAAAAGATATCCCTGATCCATTTTTCACCGGAGATTTTGAGGAAACCTTTCGACTTGTTTCCGCTGGCTGCCGGGTATTACTTAATAAAATTCGCAGAGAACAAAACTTATAA
- a CDS encoding YaiI/YqxD family protein, with product MKIYVDADACPVKDIIISEGTNADIPVILVTSFSHFSNAEQPSGVETIYVDSGADAADYRIMKLAEKGDIIVTQDYGLASLGLAKGCKVLHHKGSSYTNENIDQLLQTRYLSAMARKSGKRTKGPKPFTSEDREKFKELFKRAISH from the coding sequence ATGAAAATTTATGTTGATGCAGATGCATGTCCGGTAAAAGATATCATTATCTCTGAAGGTACGAATGCTGACATACCTGTTATCCTTGTTACTAGCTTCTCTCATTTTTCGAATGCAGAACAACCATCGGGTGTAGAAACCATTTATGTTGACTCTGGAGCAGATGCTGCGGATTATCGGATAATGAAGTTAGCAGAAAAAGGAGATATAATCGTTACGCAAGATTATGGTCTTGCCTCTTTGGGTTTAGCAAAAGGTTGTAAGGTACTTCATCATAAGGGGTCTAGCTATACCAATGAAAATATTGACCAATTATTACAAACTCGTTATTTGAGTGCAATGGCTCGAAAAAGCGGAAAACGGACAAAGGGCCCAAAACCATTTACATCAGAAGATAGGGAGAAATTTAAGGAACTTTTTAAAAGAGCGATCTCACATTAA
- a CDS encoding CoxG family protein translates to MNITYEHRFGLPRNVVWKYIKNEKVLRNSIPGCKSFVETSKGVYQAELDVNIGPIQDVFSLKIRFFEKNQSTYQLRVEGKGNVGEVVGKADLLISEVQGGSKITCRADADVTGALALAGKSVLDSGASKGLDTFFEKLEKQIKRTIYEMRRNTR, encoded by the coding sequence ATGAATATCACATACGAGCATCGTTTTGGGCTGCCAAGGAACGTTGTCTGGAAGTATATAAAAAATGAAAAAGTTCTAAGGAATTCAATACCTGGTTGTAAATCGTTTGTGGAAACGTCAAAAGGAGTATACCAAGCAGAGTTAGATGTGAACATCGGTCCGATCCAAGATGTCTTTTCATTAAAGATTAGATTTTTCGAGAAAAATCAGTCAACCTATCAGCTACGCGTTGAAGGAAAGGGAAATGTTGGCGAAGTTGTGGGTAAGGCAGACCTACTGATAAGTGAAGTTCAAGGCGGGTCTAAAATTACATGTAGGGCCGATGCGGATGTAACGGGTGCCCTTGCACTAGCTGGAAAAAGTGTATTGGATTCAGGTGCCAGCAAAGGGTTAGACACTTTTTTTGAAAAACTGGAAAAACAAATTAAACGGACTATTTATGAAATGAGAAGAAATACGAGATAA
- a CDS encoding bile acid:sodium symporter family protein, whose product MKTLEKVSQFVGSTFAIWVLLFAALAFFSPATFTWIAPHISLLLGIIMFGMGLTLSANDFKEVFKRPKDVAIGVVGQFLIMPALAFLLAKGLNLSPEVAVGVILVGCCPGGTASNVMTFLSMGDVALSVTITSITTILAPLVTPALILLLASEWIPVDPGGLFLSIVKIVLFPIILGVVVKKLFNKQAQASVKVLPLVSIIAIVAIVTAVVSVSQQAIAKTGLIIFAVVVLHNCLGYLLGYSFGKMFKMDLSKKKAVAIEVGMQNSGLGAAIAAAHFSPLAAVPSAIFSVWHNISGPVLATIFSRMEDEKSTAKINADQTLAK is encoded by the coding sequence TTGAAAACCCTAGAAAAAGTTAGTCAGTTTGTTGGCAGTACTTTTGCCATCTGGGTGCTACTATTTGCAGCACTTGCATTCTTTTCACCCGCTACATTTACATGGATTGCTCCACATATCTCGTTATTGTTAGGAATCATCATGTTTGGAATGGGTTTAACCCTTTCTGCCAACGACTTTAAAGAAGTATTTAAACGCCCAAAAGATGTGGCTATCGGCGTGGTTGGTCAATTTTTAATTATGCCAGCCCTTGCTTTTCTTTTAGCAAAAGGCCTAAATTTATCACCCGAAGTCGCAGTTGGCGTTATTTTGGTCGGCTGCTGTCCTGGGGGAACCGCCTCAAACGTAATGACCTTTCTTTCTATGGGGGATGTCGCACTAAGTGTTACCATTACATCCATCACAACAATCCTAGCTCCACTTGTAACACCTGCACTCATTTTATTACTTGCAAGCGAATGGATTCCTGTGGATCCAGGGGGTCTTTTTCTATCCATTGTAAAAATCGTCTTGTTCCCTATCATTCTAGGCGTTGTAGTTAAAAAACTATTTAATAAACAGGCACAAGCCAGTGTGAAGGTCTTGCCGCTGGTTTCTATTATCGCCATTGTTGCAATCGTTACGGCTGTTGTATCTGTTAGCCAACAAGCCATTGCCAAAACTGGATTAATTATTTTTGCGGTAGTTGTCCTACATAATTGCCTTGGGTATTTACTGGGATATTCATTTGGAAAAATGTTTAAGATGGATCTTTCGAAGAAAAAAGCGGTGGCAATCGAGGTTGGAATGCAAAACTCTGGTTTAGGTGCTGCTATTGCAGCTGCTCACTTCTCTCCACTAGCAGCTGTTCCAAGTGCTATTTTCAGTGTATGGCATAACATTTCAGGGCCAGTCTTAGCAACTATTTTTAGTCGCATGGAAGACGAAAAGTCAACTGCAAAGATAAATGCTGATCAAACATTAGCAAAATAG
- a CDS encoding GDSL-type esterase/lipase family protein, with protein sequence MKILKYLFIFIFIIGLGVSAWFYYPQYQIYKMKKQTAVAVNHKTNQISYLNYFQNAKTEELHLLAIGDSIIRGVGAGPNENFVSQFSTKLAEQTNKQVTFDNQGINGITSGELNELVQEGRFDESIKQSDIVTINVGGNDVLRMARGQNFRTVIQDYDQLQTSFSKNLNEITTRITKVNPKATIVFLELYNPIHPDDQMYSIADKMLPKWNLHIYEVANQIPGSIVIETTKVINGDKLQNLSPDGVHPNVAGYTAISEQIMYQLKHQIRKSSV encoded by the coding sequence ATGAAAATATTAAAATATCTATTCATCTTCATTTTCATCATTGGACTTGGGGTTTCAGCCTGGTTTTACTATCCGCAGTATCAGATATACAAAATGAAAAAACAGACAGCGGTTGCTGTTAATCATAAAACCAATCAAATTTCGTATCTTAACTATTTCCAAAATGCTAAAACAGAGGAACTCCACCTTCTAGCCATTGGAGATTCAATTATTCGAGGAGTTGGTGCTGGACCGAATGAGAACTTTGTAAGCCAATTTTCTACTAAATTAGCGGAACAGACCAACAAACAAGTTACCTTTGATAACCAAGGTATCAATGGGATTACTAGTGGTGAATTAAATGAGCTAGTTCAGGAAGGTCGCTTTGATGAATCGATTAAGCAGTCTGATATTGTAACCATAAATGTTGGTGGCAATGATGTTCTTCGCATGGCCCGTGGTCAAAATTTTCGAACCGTCATTCAAGACTACGATCAACTGCAAACCTCTTTTTCGAAAAATCTTAATGAGATTACTACCAGAATTACCAAAGTGAATCCGAAGGCCACGATTGTATTTCTAGAATTGTATAACCCCATCCATCCTGATGATCAAATGTATTCTATAGCAGACAAAATGCTGCCTAAATGGAATCTTCATATCTATGAAGTTGCGAATCAAATTCCAGGTTCCATCGTTATTGAAACAACAAAGGTCATTAATGGAGACAAGCTGCAAAACCTCTCCCCAGATGGTGTCCATCCCAATGTAGCTGGATATACAGCCATTTCAGAGCAAATCATGTATCAGCTTAAGCATCAAATTAGAAAAAGTTCAGTATAA
- a CDS encoding GNAT family N-acetyltransferase has product MEIRSDDLTGPEIASLISEHLYNMSLNSPPESIHALNLQQLRKPEIAFWSAWDGRELLGCGALKELNSEHGEIKSMRTSALHLRKGVAKRMLQHLIEEAKLRGYQRVSLETGSMEAFEPARRLYVSFGFQNCKPFSDYKEDPNSVFMTLEL; this is encoded by the coding sequence ATGGAAATTAGAAGCGATGATTTAACTGGACCTGAAATTGCAAGTTTAATAAGTGAACACCTTTATAACATGTCATTGAACTCTCCACCGGAAAGTATTCATGCTTTAAATCTTCAGCAGTTAAGGAAACCTGAGATAGCGTTTTGGAGTGCATGGGATGGTAGGGAATTACTTGGATGCGGCGCACTAAAAGAGCTAAATAGTGAACATGGGGAGATCAAATCCATGCGAACTTCTGCCTTGCATCTAAGAAAAGGTGTGGCAAAGCGAATGCTACAACATCTGATTGAGGAAGCGAAGTTACGTGGTTATCAACGTGTAAGTTTGGAAACGGGCTCAATGGAGGCATTCGAACCAGCAAGAAGATTATATGTTAGCTTTGGATTTCAAAATTGCAAGCCTTTCTCTGATTATAAAGAGGATCCCAATAGCGTATTCATGACACTGGAATTATAA
- a CDS encoding NlpC/P60 family protein: MILSIVIILTVSAGNPFLHSVYAESLTNLHNQNLQSQSQSTTPINSLTIAAEIPNLEANPNNVKEQMKRVYDAIQANNVEILKNENYGKLAKAEVEKLEKEMKTLEESMEKRKSVLKDRALSYQHTDMHVSYIDVLLGSTSFRDFVERVGAVAAIAEADRTLLEQQETEQQEYDTKKVALEKKLTEIANMKKNLETLKSHLIKQQNEYSLLKEQVKEEVSKKEVVKQTYINAIPAKQSDYISTVINAGKKYIGNSVYVFGGGRSTNDVARGRFDCSGFVHWAFAQAGVTIGTTTSAIKNDGRQVAAKDMQPGDLVFFDTYKKDGHVGIYIGDGKFIGSQSSTGVAIADMSQGYWKNAFKGRVVRI, translated from the coding sequence ATGATATTAAGTATAGTGATTATTCTCACAGTATCAGCAGGAAACCCATTTTTACATAGTGTATATGCAGAATCTTTAACTAACCTACATAATCAAAACCTTCAATCACAATCGCAGTCAACCACTCCCATAAATTCATTAACCATTGCAGCAGAAATTCCCAACCTTGAAGCAAACCCAAATAATGTAAAGGAACAAATGAAACGAGTTTACGATGCTATTCAAGCAAATAATGTTGAAATTCTCAAAAATGAAAATTATGGAAAACTAGCAAAAGCTGAGGTAGAAAAACTTGAAAAAGAGATGAAAACTTTAGAAGAGAGTATGGAAAAAAGGAAGAGTGTATTAAAGGACCGAGCTCTATCTTATCAGCACACAGACATGCATGTCTCCTACATTGATGTATTGCTTGGTTCCACTAGTTTTCGTGATTTTGTGGAACGTGTTGGAGCAGTCGCTGCAATTGCCGAAGCTGACAGAACTCTATTGGAACAGCAAGAAACGGAACAACAGGAATATGATACCAAGAAAGTAGCTTTAGAAAAAAAGCTTACTGAAATAGCCAATATGAAAAAAAACTTAGAGACATTAAAGTCACATCTGATTAAACAACAGAATGAATACAGTTTGTTAAAGGAGCAAGTTAAAGAAGAAGTTAGTAAAAAAGAAGTTGTTAAACAAACATACATAAATGCGATACCAGCTAAACAAAGTGATTACATAAGTACGGTAATAAACGCAGGTAAGAAGTATATTGGCAATTCAGTTTACGTATTTGGCGGCGGTAGAAGTACGAATGATGTTGCACGTGGCCGATTTGATTGCTCCGGCTTTGTCCATTGGGCTTTTGCACAAGCGGGCGTGACTATCGGGACTACGACTTCTGCTATTAAGAATGATGGCAGGCAGGTTGCTGCAAAAGATATGCAGCCAGGGGACCTTGTGTTTTTTGATACATATAAAAAGGACGGACACGTCGGTATCTATATCGGTGACGGAAAATTCATTGGCTCTCAAAGCTCAACCGGTGTTGCGATCGCCGATATGTCACAAGGTTATTGGAAAAATGCATTTAAAGGGCGGGTTGTGCGGATATAA
- a CDS encoding GNAT family N-acetyltransferase, which yields MKIHSNFSKSNLDEMREVYRSVGWTKHSNEIIEQIFEASNVVAIVKMDDRIVGFGRAMTDGVFNAAIYDVVVHQEYHKQGIARKIMEYLLNELSHVSCVHLIATTGNDEFYQKLGLKKVKTGMASNTMVIYHNKREANCIQYHFFISAQPAL from the coding sequence ATGAAGATTCATAGTAATTTTTCAAAAAGTAACCTTGATGAAATGAGAGAGGTTTATCGCTCAGTGGGTTGGACTAAACATTCCAATGAAATCATTGAACAAATTTTCGAGGCAAGTAATGTTGTTGCTATTGTAAAAATGGATGATCGAATTGTTGGATTTGGAAGAGCCATGACTGATGGAGTGTTTAATGCTGCAATATATGATGTGGTCGTTCATCAGGAATATCATAAGCAAGGCATTGCTAGAAAAATAATGGAGTATCTCCTAAACGAACTTAGTCATGTTTCCTGCGTTCATCTAATTGCGACAACGGGTAACGATGAATTTTATCAAAAGCTGGGTTTGAAAAAGGTGAAAACAGGGATGGCGAGCAACACCATGGTCATCTACCATAATAAAAGAGAGGCAAACTGTATCCAATACCATTTTTTTATATCCGCACAACCCGCCCTTTAA
- a CDS encoding GNAT family N-acetyltransferase has translation MKVEYLCEERVADFVAYCKNHKIEIDDSFLYDEHLANFKPDKENPTYIVTNQKGRMVAVGSLMLNDYNRRGRKARFRIFHSEEEHLVNYQMLMQELLRHTNEIDEVFLFVPFTNEKLAHTIELLKFLAERYTFLLVRGNEEVPKFSMLDGYEIRPFRLGMDEEAWCTVRNAAFANLKGSETPITPDMVVKMMTNSDHIEGASLILFDKERPVGVIRGAVDEYEDAPIMNIGPIAIVPEYQGKGLGRFLLRYLLDFANRTGYDRTILCVNAENERAKALYIQEGFKQVEGVTCYTFRL, from the coding sequence ATGAAAGTAGAATACTTATGTGAAGAGAGAGTAGCAGACTTTGTTGCCTATTGTAAGAATCACAAAATAGAAATAGATGACTCATTTTTGTATGACGAGCATCTAGCAAACTTTAAACCAGATAAGGAAAACCCGACCTATATTGTTACAAACCAAAAGGGAAGAATGGTAGCAGTAGGCTCATTGATGTTGAATGATTATAATCGGCGCGGGCGGAAAGCTCGCTTTAGGATTTTTCATTCCGAAGAGGAACATCTTGTGAACTACCAAATGTTGATGCAAGAGTTGTTAAGGCATACAAACGAGATAGATGAAGTTTTTCTGTTCGTTCCATTCACTAATGAAAAATTGGCTCATACTATTGAACTATTGAAGTTTTTGGCGGAGCGCTACACGTTCTTACTTGTTAGGGGAAATGAAGAGGTTCCCAAGTTCAGCATGTTAGACGGGTATGAAATTAGACCATTCCGTTTAGGCATGGACGAAGAAGCCTGGTGTACGGTTCGAAATGCTGCCTTTGCGAATTTAAAAGGAAGTGAAACCCCCATCACACCAGACATGGTGGTGAAAATGATGACAAATTCGGATCATATCGAAGGGGCATCGCTTATCCTTTTTGACAAAGAGCGCCCAGTAGGAGTGATTCGAGGTGCTGTCGATGAATATGAAGATGCGCCTATTATGAATATCGGTCCCATTGCAATCGTGCCTGAATACCAGGGCAAAGGTTTAGGAAGGTTCCTGCTTAGGTATTTATTGGATTTTGCCAACAGAACGGGATATGACAGAACCATTCTCTGTGTCAATGCAGAGAATGAAAGGGCCAAAGCGTTATATATTCAAGAGGGATTTAAACAAGTCGAAGGAGTGACATGTTATACTTTTCGATTATAG
- a CDS encoding YciI family protein yields MEEFVYVIRPKRENFIETMTEEENKIMGTHFQYLNELLTEEKLILAGPCLDGAMGICIFRSESWEVAQKIMENDPAVVNGVMDCELHKYRVSLMEGR; encoded by the coding sequence GTGGAAGAGTTTGTGTATGTAATTAGGCCAAAGCGGGAAAATTTTATCGAGACCATGACAGAAGAAGAAAATAAGATTATGGGTACCCACTTTCAATATTTAAATGAGCTTTTGACAGAAGAAAAGCTTATCCTCGCAGGTCCGTGCTTAGACGGCGCCATGGGCATTTGTATATTTCGTTCAGAATCATGGGAAGTCGCACAAAAGATTATGGAGAATGATCCAGCCGTGGTTAACGGAGTTATGGATTGTGAATTACATAAATACCGTGTTTCATTAATGGAAGGTCGTTAA